In one window of Thermodesulfobacteriota bacterium DNA:
- the gspN gene encoding type II secretion system protein GspN produces MERNKAPERTGAPFLKKLILASVLAVLGIFIFALTLFHLVPSHVYERLISATLREKTGLALESASSSTVFPFGFELKDARLSDSNGRGIARLDSVRADLMLRGILSGLRMDFKGAAGEGTVEGSFRYWLFGSSIDMESRDVDFRYIEALGAAGVKVEGSFDGRFSVKSAGGCPKGFARMEGSDLRNAEFRLRGIPLSFGDIEEAGLSADLRNCSVFLNGLWVEGDKASLRLQGSIKPLTPLASSPVDLTLEIVPHAELLQNNYLLAFIEAYRKSANFYSIPVRGTLGSLLPGL; encoded by the coding sequence TTGGAAAGGAACAAGGCCCCTGAAAGAACCGGGGCGCCCTTCTTAAAAAAGCTCATTCTGGCTTCGGTCCTTGCCGTCCTCGGCATATTCATATTCGCCTTGACGCTCTTCCATCTCGTGCCTTCCCATGTCTACGAGAGGCTTATCTCCGCCACACTCAGGGAAAAGACGGGGCTCGCGCTCGAGAGCGCGTCCTCGTCGACCGTCTTCCCGTTCGGGTTCGAGCTGAAGGACGCAAGGCTCAGCGACTCCAACGGCAGGGGCATCGCGCGCCTTGACTCCGTAAGGGCGGACCTGATGCTCAGGGGTATCCTGTCGGGATTGAGGATGGACTTCAAGGGTGCCGCCGGGGAGGGCACTGTCGAGGGGTCGTTCCGTTACTGGCTTTTCGGGTCGTCTATTGACATGGAATCGAGGGATGTCGATTTCAGATACATCGAGGCGCTCGGCGCTGCCGGCGTCAAGGTCGAAGGCTCGTTCGACGGCAGGTTCTCCGTGAAGTCAGCCGGGGGCTGCCCTAAAGGCTTTGCCAGGATGGAGGGTTCGGACCTCAGGAACGCGGAGTTCCGTTTAAGGGGGATCCCGCTCTCGTTCGGCGATATCGAGGAGGCGGGCCTTTCCGCGGACTTGAGAAACTGCTCCGTCTTTTTAAACGGGTTATGGGTGGAGGGGGACAAGGCCTCCCTGAGGCTCCAGGGGAGCATAAAGCCGCTTACGCCGTTGGCGTCGAGCCCCGTCGACCTTACTCTCGAAATAGTGCCCCATGCCGAGCTCCTTCAAAACAACTATCTCCTCGCCTTTATCGAGGCCTACCGCAAATCGGCGAACTTCTATTCCATACCCGTAAGGGGCACTCTCGGAAGCCTACTGCCTGGCCTCTGA
- a CDS encoding sigma 54-interacting transcriptional regulator: MVKPGLLVLDDDETFRGQMKWAFCRDYEVFEAGSRNEALKTASERSIPVGVMDLGLPPSPFDPSEGMRAIREILSANPLFKAVILTGIDERDNAFRALDLGAFDYFTKPVSIEEVRMTLKRAYYSYDCQSGRSGSVDGGGWPGELIGLSRRMQEVFHTVRKLAEVNIPALIMGEPGTGKETVARAVHRLGSRHALPFLAADCKGAPERVFEAEVFGCVAPSGQRRKSLLEQADGGTVLFKEVGSLGLNLQARLLSVLREHSVEIPSTGRRESVNVRVISSSARDLRTLARSGEFIEDLALRLGVITLVVPPLRERGEDIHLLALYFLKKFAREYDRPADGFDRAAIDDMKGYGWPGNVRELENRVRRAVVFSTKKELASSDLGLQSRTTGESLTANPMGLAEAREAFRKRMIRDALARNDGSVSRAAAELGISRQYLSKLIVKYRLRPA; encoded by the coding sequence ATGGTAAAACCCGGGCTCCTGGTACTCGACGACGACGAGACGTTCAGGGGGCAGATGAAATGGGCCTTCTGCCGGGACTACGAGGTCTTCGAGGCAGGCTCCAGGAATGAAGCGCTGAAGACCGCCTCCGAGCGCTCGATCCCTGTCGGGGTGATGGACCTCGGCCTGCCCCCCTCCCCTTTCGACCCTTCCGAGGGGATGCGCGCCATAAGGGAGATCCTCTCGGCCAACCCGCTCTTCAAGGCCGTCATACTCACCGGTATCGACGAGAGGGACAACGCCTTCAGGGCCCTCGACCTCGGCGCGTTCGACTACTTCACGAAGCCCGTATCGATCGAAGAGGTCAGGATGACCCTGAAGCGGGCCTATTACTCCTACGACTGCCAGTCGGGGCGCTCGGGCTCAGTCGACGGCGGGGGCTGGCCCGGCGAGCTTATCGGCCTCAGCCGCCGGATGCAGGAGGTCTTCCATACCGTAAGGAAGCTAGCGGAGGTGAACATCCCGGCGCTCATCATGGGCGAGCCGGGCACGGGAAAGGAGACGGTCGCGCGCGCGGTGCACAGGCTCGGGTCGCGGCACGCGCTCCCATTCCTTGCGGCGGACTGCAAGGGCGCGCCCGAGCGCGTTTTTGAGGCCGAAGTCTTCGGGTGCGTCGCTCCTTCCGGCCAGCGGAGGAAAAGCCTTCTCGAGCAGGCTGACGGCGGGACTGTCTTGTTTAAGGAGGTCGGCTCGCTCGGCCTTAACCTCCAGGCAAGGCTCCTTTCCGTACTAAGGGAGCATTCGGTTGAAATACCTTCGACCGGCAGGCGCGAGAGCGTGAACGTGCGCGTCATATCCTCGAGCGCCAGGGACTTGAGAACGCTGGCCCGCAGCGGCGAGTTCATCGAAGACCTCGCCTTGAGGCTCGGCGTCATAACCCTCGTCGTCCCGCCGCTCCGGGAGCGCGGCGAGGACATCCACCTACTCGCCCTCTACTTCCTCAAGAAATTCGCCAGGGAATACGACAGGCCCGCCGACGGCTTCGATAGGGCCGCCATAGACGACATGAAAGGCTACGGGTGGCCGGGGAACGTCAGGGAACTTGAGAACAGGGTGAGGCGCGCCGTCGTCTTCTCGACGAAAAAAGAGCTGGCGTCTTCCGACCTGGGACTCCAGTCCCGGACAACCGGCGAAAGCCTGACGGCAAACCCCATGGGCCTTGCGGAAGCGAGAGAGGCATTCAGAAAAAGGATGATACGGGACGCGCTTGCGAGGAACGACGGAAGCGTGAGCAGGGCCGCGGCGGAACTCGGCATAAGCCGCCAGTACCTCTCGAAGCTCATAGTGAAATACAGGCTCAGGCCCGCATGA
- a CDS encoding tetratricopeptide repeat protein, with protein sequence MRRALKALLPVILAASVAITAGSSHAFIEPPDTLPNSAAHNEAIEFMKKNEFGKAAELEEDVLDRDPQDQTARFILAIAYLAMNAEQKAVEQARSASEADAGFAAEIYGAMGRFFLTKARYHKSLVYFHEALKIKDDPGVLRHMASIYLSQGLLRNARECYERLIGTEPDYLNLSRIHLAEAEFGRAIEYAGEVLKSEPDSPGAHLVLGTAYLLNSQAKEARASFQALSRSNPEFSLTSYFLGVIGLIEEDYNEALRSFQSLIATSPGLREGFLNAAVTLQLQEERSRAKDMALKAVEEDPLDPVARIALGGVLLSLGELEEGREELGKAADLFPELQALEGGSDLLFGPGGAEAARVSLALLYNRAGLYRETLASVPKTERNPLLRVLRASAIERLGDPAEAEKVYRGIIEDHPGMVSAYAGLGEILESRNEFERAAGFYSEAARRAPESVRIMTRLADSYAKAGKVEDAAREYKKIISSARSVEAYQKLASLLAEQRGDLKGALKYARKGSSLDPEDAAMADTLGWIYYRMGRHGDALALYSRLERNGAADPVALYRLGLVYIKLGDPERAGAAIEKALDLNDEFPGSDEAKQTLKRISGLS encoded by the coding sequence ATGAGACGAGCCCTGAAGGCGCTCTTGCCTGTCATCCTGGCGGCGTCCGTCGCGATTACCGCCGGAAGCTCCCATGCCTTTATCGAACCGCCGGATACGCTTCCGAACAGCGCCGCGCACAACGAGGCCATCGAGTTCATGAAAAAGAACGAGTTCGGCAAGGCCGCCGAGCTCGAGGAAGATGTCCTGGACAGGGACCCGCAGGACCAGACCGCAAGGTTCATACTCGCGATAGCCTACCTCGCCATGAACGCGGAACAGAAGGCAGTCGAACAGGCCCGGAGCGCAAGTGAGGCGGATGCCGGGTTCGCCGCCGAGATATACGGGGCCATGGGCCGGTTCTTCCTTACGAAAGCACGGTATCACAAGTCCCTCGTCTACTTCCATGAGGCGCTCAAGATCAAGGACGACCCGGGCGTGTTGAGGCACATGGCTTCCATCTACCTTTCCCAGGGACTCCTCAGGAACGCGAGGGAGTGCTATGAACGGCTCATCGGGACGGAGCCTGACTACCTTAACCTGAGCCGGATCCACCTGGCCGAGGCCGAATTTGGCAGGGCGATAGAGTACGCGGGCGAGGTCCTGAAATCCGAGCCGGATTCTCCCGGGGCGCACCTGGTACTCGGAACCGCCTACCTCCTTAACAGCCAGGCAAAGGAGGCCAGGGCAAGCTTCCAGGCGCTCAGCCGCTCGAACCCCGAGTTTTCCCTCACCTCCTATTTCCTCGGGGTGATAGGCCTTATAGAGGAGGACTATAACGAGGCGCTGAGGAGCTTTCAGTCGCTTATAGCCACCTCGCCGGGGCTCAGGGAGGGTTTTCTGAACGCCGCTGTGACTCTGCAGCTACAGGAGGAGCGCTCACGGGCAAAGGACATGGCGCTTAAGGCGGTCGAAGAAGACCCGCTCGACCCTGTCGCAAGGATAGCCCTCGGCGGCGTGCTCCTTTCTCTCGGCGAGCTGGAAGAAGGAAGGGAGGAGCTCGGCAAGGCCGCCGACCTTTTCCCCGAGCTCCAGGCGCTCGAAGGCGGATCCGACCTCCTCTTCGGCCCGGGCGGGGCGGAAGCGGCCAGGGTGAGCCTGGCCCTGCTCTATAACAGGGCCGGGCTCTACCGGGAAACACTTGCCTCCGTACCGAAAACGGAAAGGAACCCGCTCCTGAGGGTACTCCGCGCCAGCGCCATAGAGAGGCTGGGAGATCCGGCTGAGGCCGAAAAAGTGTACAGGGGAATAATAGAAGACCACCCGGGGATGGTCTCTGCCTACGCCGGGCTCGGAGAGATCCTCGAGTCGAGAAACGAATTCGAGCGGGCGGCAGGCTTCTATTCGGAAGCCGCACGCAGGGCTCCCGAGTCGGTCCGGATAATGACCAGGCTCGCCGACTCGTATGCGAAAGCCGGCAAGGTCGAAGACGCGGCGCGGGAATACAAGAAGATAATATCGTCGGCCAGGTCCGTGGAGGCGTACCAAAAACTCGCGTCGCTCCTTGCGGAGCAACGCGGCGACCTCAAGGGCGCGCTCAAATACGCCAGGAAAGGAAGCTCTCTCGACCCCGAGGACGCGGCCATGGCCGACACGCTCGGGTGGATATATTACAGGATGGGCAGGCACGGCGACGCGCTCGCCCTTTATTCGAGGCTTGAGCGGAACGGGGCTGCCGACCCGGTAGCCCTGTACAGGCTCGGCCTCGTTTACATAAAGCTTGGAGACCCCGAGAGGGCCGGGGCGGCCATCGAGAAGGCGCTGGACCTGAATGACGAGTTCCCCGGCTCGGACGAGGCCAAACAAACACTCAAAAGGATAAGCGGGCTAAGCTGA
- a CDS encoding nucleotide sugar dehydrogenase, translated as MADNHNGVLRKIESKQARIGVIGLGYVGLPIMLRFCEEGFKVTGIDVDKSKVDALNAGNSYIKHIQREKIGSFVRTGLLSATTDASALSRTDAVIICVPTPLSDKREPDLSYVYNSATQVARYLRRGQIISLESTTYPGTTEEVLLPLFGKNGFKAGRDFYLVFAPEREDPGRMDYTTKNTPKIVGGVTEKCTKIGSALYSQIVSEVVSVSSTRVAEMSKLLENIYRSVNIALVNELKMLSDRMGIDIWEVIEASNTKPFGFQAFYPGPGLGGHCIPIDPFYLTWKAREYDFSTRFIELAGEINTNMPYYVVGKVMEALNSRGKSLKGSNLLLLGVAYKKNVDDLRESPSLELIRILKSKGANVSYNDPHVPIAVHHRTSTRLRSVPLSAKNIKKYDCVIIATDHSAYDYRWIVSNSRLVVDTRNATAGIRGGQVVKA; from the coding sequence ATGGCTGATAACCATAACGGCGTCCTAAGGAAGATAGAAAGCAAGCAGGCCAGGATAGGAGTCATCGGCCTCGGCTACGTCGGCCTGCCCATAATGCTCCGGTTCTGCGAAGAGGGGTTCAAGGTGACCGGCATCGACGTCGACAAGTCGAAGGTCGATGCGCTGAACGCCGGGAACTCGTACATAAAGCACATACAGCGCGAAAAGATAGGCTCGTTCGTCCGTACGGGCCTCCTGTCCGCTACGACCGACGCCTCCGCCCTCTCGCGTACGGACGCGGTCATAATCTGCGTGCCCACCCCGCTTTCGGACAAGCGCGAGCCGGACCTGAGCTACGTATACAACTCGGCGACCCAGGTGGCAAGATACCTCAGGCGCGGGCAGATAATATCGCTTGAGTCCACGACCTACCCGGGAACCACCGAGGAGGTACTGCTGCCGCTCTTCGGGAAGAACGGCTTCAAGGCCGGGAGGGACTTCTATCTCGTTTTCGCGCCGGAACGGGAAGACCCGGGCAGGATGGACTACACCACGAAGAACACGCCCAAGATAGTCGGGGGCGTCACCGAAAAATGCACGAAAATCGGCTCGGCCCTGTACTCGCAGATCGTCTCGGAGGTCGTTTCCGTCTCTTCGACCAGGGTCGCGGAGATGTCCAAGCTCCTCGAGAACATCTACCGTTCCGTAAACATCGCGCTCGTTAACGAGCTCAAGATGCTCTCGGACCGCATGGGCATAGACATCTGGGAGGTCATAGAGGCCTCGAACACCAAGCCGTTCGGGTTCCAGGCCTTCTATCCCGGGCCGGGACTCGGCGGCCACTGCATACCAATAGACCCCTTCTATCTTACCTGGAAGGCAAGGGAATACGATTTCTCGACGAGGTTCATAGAGCTTGCCGGAGAGATAAACACCAACATGCCCTATTATGTAGTCGGCAAGGTGATGGAGGCCCTGAATTCCAGGGGCAAAAGCCTCAAGGGCTCAAACCTGCTCCTCCTCGGCGTGGCCTACAAGAAGAACGTGGACGACCTGAGGGAGTCGCCATCGCTCGAACTCATAAGGATACTGAAGTCAAAGGGCGCGAACGTCTCCTACAACGACCCGCACGTGCCCATCGCCGTCCACCACAGGACCTCCACGAGGCTCCGCTCCGTGCCGCTTTCAGCGAAAAACATCAAGAAATACGATTGCGTGATCATAGCGACGGACCATTCCGCGTACGATTACAGGTGGATAGTCTCGAACAGCAGGCTCGTCGTGGACACCAGGAACGCCACTGCCGGCATAAGGGGCGGGCAGGTGGTCAAGGCATGA
- a CDS encoding GNAT family N-acetyltransferase: MAVEKRREGGEPESIEVILRTGQSLKLRPIRPTDRQKLRDFFYRLSPRTRYLRFQYAKEHITEEELKYFTEVTPPARYAYVAAIGEAEKEQIVAVARWDLLPGTSNAEVAFTVEDNIQLHGIGTLLLEELAKAALSYGITLFRAQVLNENTRMLEVFDESGFIFKKAFSEGVYHYTIDLKDQEEYSKRQAYREHIARSEGVRKLLNPKRVAIIGASRSPESVGGALFRNMLRDGFKGVVFPVNPKTDSIAGVLSYPTVLDVPVDIDLAVVVVPAEHVPAVVDQCAQKGIGTLVIISAGFGESGPEGRERERQLREKILSYGIRVVGPNCLGVLNNVPDVRLNATFSPVIAPPGNLSIGSQSGALGLALLDHAKSIDLGISSFVSFGNRIDIATDDLLEYWEDDKNTDVIVLYQESFGSPRKFGRIAKRISHKKPIIAVKAGRSLVGARAATSHTGALAASDVAVDALFRQAGVIRVTTIEEMFNAAEVLAHQPLPKGPRVGILTNAGGPGVLAADACEGFGLKVPPLSEETQTKLREFLPKAAAVTNPVDMIATAPPESFRRALEVMLGDPELDSIILIYIPPLVTKPEDIASSVRAALEGYRGGKPVVTCFMMSQATMEGIRKEAGLRPFVFPEDAVQALSLSYTYSLYKHRAEGSPVRFPGLDTEAIRDSVFGDGAERGWMMPEAALDLLKQYGIKAVETRVAMDADAAARAAAELGFPVVMKVRSRRIVHKTDIGGIAVGLASEDEVRKAFNGIQLRVEEAGMLDEMQGVIVQPMIKGGQEMIIGMSVDPLFGPLIMTGLGGVEVELLKDVSFAIHPLNDIEPERMLTQLKSYPLLKGYRGRPPRDIASLKDTILRFSALIEDFPELETIEINPLMVLGEGKGSVAVDARVYIRAQESPAF, from the coding sequence ATGGCTGTGGAAAAGAGGCGCGAAGGCGGCGAGCCGGAGAGCATAGAGGTCATACTGAGGACCGGGCAGAGCCTCAAGCTACGGCCCATACGCCCGACTGACAGGCAGAAGCTAAGGGATTTTTTCTACCGGCTGAGCCCCCGGACAAGGTATCTCAGGTTCCAGTACGCCAAGGAGCATATAACCGAGGAGGAGCTCAAGTATTTCACCGAGGTCACCCCTCCCGCAAGGTACGCGTATGTCGCGGCCATAGGCGAGGCCGAAAAGGAGCAGATAGTAGCGGTCGCGAGGTGGGACCTGCTCCCCGGCACATCCAATGCCGAGGTGGCCTTTACCGTCGAGGACAATATCCAGCTCCACGGGATAGGCACGCTCCTCCTTGAGGAGCTCGCGAAGGCGGCCCTTTCCTACGGCATAACCCTTTTCAGGGCGCAGGTGCTCAATGAGAACACCCGTATGCTCGAGGTCTTCGACGAGAGCGGGTTCATATTCAAGAAGGCCTTCTCCGAGGGCGTATACCATTACACCATAGACCTCAAGGACCAGGAGGAGTATTCCAAGCGGCAGGCCTACAGGGAGCACATAGCCCGCAGCGAAGGCGTGAGAAAGCTCCTGAACCCTAAGCGGGTCGCCATAATCGGCGCGTCCAGGAGCCCGGAGAGCGTGGGCGGCGCGCTCTTCAGGAACATGCTCAGGGACGGGTTCAAGGGGGTCGTCTTCCCCGTGAACCCAAAGACCGATTCCATTGCCGGCGTCCTTTCATATCCGACGGTGCTGGACGTGCCCGTTGACATAGACCTCGCTGTCGTGGTCGTGCCTGCCGAGCACGTGCCGGCTGTCGTGGACCAGTGCGCGCAGAAGGGCATAGGGACGCTCGTAATCATCTCGGCGGGGTTCGGGGAATCCGGGCCAGAGGGCAGGGAAAGGGAGCGGCAGCTCAGGGAAAAGATACTCTCCTACGGGATACGGGTTGTCGGGCCCAACTGCCTCGGCGTCCTTAACAACGTTCCGGATGTGCGGCTCAATGCCACCTTCTCGCCCGTCATAGCGCCGCCCGGGAACCTGAGCATCGGCTCCCAGAGCGGCGCCCTGGGATTGGCGCTCCTTGACCACGCGAAAAGCATAGACCTCGGCATCTCCTCTTTCGTGAGCTTCGGGAACAGGATCGATATCGCGACCGACGACCTCCTCGAATACTGGGAGGACGACAAGAACACCGACGTAATCGTCCTCTACCAGGAGTCGTTCGGGAGCCCGAGGAAGTTCGGACGCATCGCCAAGAGGATATCGCACAAAAAGCCGATAATAGCGGTGAAGGCAGGGCGCTCGCTCGTGGGCGCGCGGGCCGCGACCTCGCATACGGGCGCGCTTGCGGCATCCGACGTTGCCGTGGACGCGCTATTCAGGCAGGCCGGGGTCATAAGGGTGACTACCATAGAGGAGATGTTCAACGCGGCGGAGGTGCTTGCGCACCAGCCGCTCCCCAAGGGGCCGAGGGTCGGCATACTCACGAACGCCGGGGGCCCGGGCGTGCTTGCGGCGGACGCCTGCGAAGGCTTCGGCCTCAAGGTGCCGCCGCTATCTGAGGAGACGCAGACGAAACTAAGGGAGTTCCTCCCCAAGGCCGCGGCGGTCACGAACCCGGTGGACATGATAGCCACCGCCCCTCCCGAGTCGTTCAGGAGGGCGCTCGAGGTGATGCTCGGCGACCCGGAGCTTGATTCCATAATATTGATCTACATACCGCCGCTCGTCACAAAGCCCGAGGACATAGCAAGCTCGGTAAGAGCGGCACTCGAAGGTTACAGGGGGGGCAAGCCTGTCGTCACCTGCTTCATGATGTCGCAGGCCACGATGGAAGGGATAAGGAAGGAGGCTGGGCTCCGCCCGTTCGTCTTCCCCGAGGACGCGGTCCAGGCGCTTTCGCTCTCGTACACTTACTCGCTCTACAAGCACAGGGCCGAGGGCTCGCCCGTCAGGTTCCCGGGGCTCGATACCGAAGCCATAAGGGACTCGGTCTTCGGCGACGGGGCCGAGAGGGGCTGGATGATGCCCGAGGCCGCGCTCGACCTCCTTAAGCAGTACGGCATCAAGGCGGTGGAGACTAGGGTCGCGATGGACGCGGATGCTGCCGCAAGGGCCGCCGCTGAGCTCGGCTTCCCGGTAGTCATGAAGGTGCGCTCCCGGAGGATAGTCCACAAGACCGACATCGGCGGCATAGCCGTCGGGCTTGCCAGCGAGGACGAGGTGAGAAAGGCCTTTAACGGGATTCAGCTCAGGGTGGAAGAGGCGGGCATGCTTGACGAGATGCAGGGAGTGATTGTGCAGCCGATGATAAAAGGCGGGCAGGAGATGATAATCGGCATGTCGGTAGACCCGCTCTTCGGCCCGCTCATCATGACAGGGCTCGGGGGAGTGGAGGTAGAGCTTTTAAAGGACGTATCCTTCGCCATACACCCGCTTAACGACATCGAGCCCGAGAGGATGCTTACGCAGCTCAAGAGCTATCCGCTCCTAAAGGGCTACAGGGGCAGGCCGCCCAGGGACATAGCGAGCCTAAAGGACACCATACTCCGCTTTTCGGCCCTCATAGAAGACTTCCCGGAGCTTGAGACCATAGAGATAAACCCACTCATGGTCCTTGGCGAAGGCAAGGGCTCGGTAGCGGTCGACGCCAGGGTCTACATCCGGGCCCAGGAATCGCCGGCTTTCTAA
- a CDS encoding tetratricopeptide repeat protein, with translation MKTIKSNGKTASVSVAIVLFFIIAAAGCGRGPEKAFNGHMERGRILLESGELLEASREFRKAVQLRPESAEANYSLGLSYLGIDGPSSPLSAMRQFKRAIELSPAHAGARLGLSELYRASGDHDEALRLAESVYNDGQKSREALLLMALASAGKKEFGKALSLIDDAVSLGPPDAGLFMAAAEIHIERKDYPAAEESFRKAIGAGGGDPAPRIALARMFIGLKRFTEAEKELLSAARETGDNLAVLDALGGLYSRMDRDKEAEEAYKRMTGAWPGVPDAYIKLADYYLASRKPGDARAVYAEGISKIREGLVLRKKYAEFLISSGDAKEAAPLVEEILAGEPDGYFGLYLRGRLRATEGKTTEALTDLNTAVRMEPGHAMAHYAIGLVHSARGRHEQAKTELKEAVRLAPESVDARLALASVYAETGDTWLALGELKAVLRKDPQNAAALLSSGSLYIKEKKLKKAAEMFAAAVEAEPGDPRGHYGLGTLRLMEKDVPGSLALFEKAFALDRSDPRPITMVANILIERKEHGPAVARIKKEIALDPGRFWLHHLMGKVYLAVNDLEKAEESFRKAIELKSDYVEPYIELGSLYSRKGSFAESIDNFKKAVENSPDSLPAHMLLALAYESQESYQEAAEHYARALEINPRFAPAANNLAWIYAEHGYLDEALPLAEMAKEIMPDDPMISDTLGWIYLKKGAHMRALSLLKESAAKLPGNPLVRFHLAVAYIERENLKLAKEELKAALAAGKDFPGQEEARSALLELEKRERLSEARQ, from the coding sequence ATGAAAACCATCAAAAGCAATGGAAAAACGGCGTCAGTCTCGGTCGCAATCGTACTCTTTTTTATCATCGCCGCAGCAGGGTGCGGCCGCGGCCCGGAGAAGGCCTTTAACGGCCACATGGAAAGGGGCCGCATCCTGCTCGAATCCGGAGAACTGCTGGAGGCGTCCAGGGAGTTCAGGAAAGCGGTCCAGCTCAGGCCCGAAAGCGCCGAAGCCAACTACAGCCTCGGCCTTTCCTATCTCGGGATAGACGGCCCGTCAAGCCCGCTGTCAGCGATGCGGCAGTTCAAAAGGGCAATAGAGCTGTCCCCAGCGCACGCTGGCGCGCGCCTTGGGCTTTCCGAGCTCTACCGCGCCTCGGGTGACCATGACGAGGCGCTAAGGCTGGCCGAAAGCGTTTATAACGACGGCCAAAAAAGCAGGGAAGCGCTCCTCCTGATGGCCTTGGCGAGCGCCGGGAAAAAAGAATTCGGCAAGGCGCTCTCCTTAATCGACGATGCAGTCTCCCTCGGCCCTCCTGACGCCGGCCTTTTCATGGCGGCTGCGGAGATCCACATTGAGAGGAAAGACTACCCGGCGGCTGAAGAAAGCTTCAGGAAGGCAATAGGCGCCGGAGGCGGCGACCCGGCACCCCGGATCGCGCTCGCCAGGATGTTTATCGGCCTCAAAAGGTTCACGGAAGCCGAAAAAGAGCTGTTGAGCGCCGCCAGGGAAACAGGCGACAATCTGGCCGTGCTCGACGCCCTTGGGGGCCTCTATTCCCGCATGGACAGGGATAAGGAGGCAGAGGAAGCATACAAGAGGATGACTGGGGCATGGCCCGGAGTGCCGGACGCTTATATCAAGCTCGCCGATTATTATCTCGCGTCGCGCAAGCCCGGTGATGCCAGGGCTGTCTACGCCGAGGGCATTTCGAAAATACGAGAAGGGCTCGTCCTGAGGAAGAAATACGCGGAATTCCTTATAAGCAGCGGGGATGCGAAAGAGGCGGCACCGCTTGTGGAAGAGATACTGGCCGGGGAGCCTGACGGCTACTTCGGGCTCTACCTGAGGGGCAGGTTAAGGGCCACCGAGGGAAAGACCACCGAGGCGCTTACGGACCTTAATACCGCTGTGCGGATGGAGCCCGGCCATGCGATGGCACATTACGCCATCGGCCTTGTGCACAGCGCCAGGGGGAGGCATGAGCAGGCCAAGACGGAGCTTAAGGAAGCCGTGCGGCTCGCCCCGGAATCAGTCGACGCGAGGCTTGCGCTCGCGTCAGTATACGCGGAGACAGGCGATACATGGCTCGCGCTCGGCGAGCTCAAGGCGGTCCTCCGGAAAGACCCTCAAAACGCTGCCGCGCTTCTCTCTTCCGGGAGCCTGTACATCAAGGAGAAGAAGCTCAAGAAGGCCGCAGAGATGTTCGCGGCGGCAGTCGAGGCCGAACCCGGCGACCCCAGGGGCCATTACGGTCTCGGCACCCTGCGCCTGATGGAGAAAGACGTGCCAGGCAGCCTGGCCTTGTTCGAGAAGGCGTTCGCGCTCGACAGGAGCGACCCCCGCCCCATAACGATGGTCGCGAACATACTCATCGAGAGAAAAGAGCACGGCCCTGCAGTAGCTCGGATTAAAAAGGAGATAGCCCTTGACCCGGGCAGATTCTGGCTCCATCACCTCATGGGGAAGGTTTACCTCGCGGTCAACGACCTCGAAAAGGCCGAAGAGTCGTTCAGGAAGGCGATCGAGCTGAAAAGCGACTACGTAGAGCCTTACATCGAGCTCGGCAGCCTGTATTCGCGGAAAGGCTCCTTTGCCGAATCGATTGACAACTTCAAAAAGGCCGTCGAGAACAGCCCGGATTCGCTTCCGGCGCACATGCTCCTCGCGCTCGCTTACGAATCGCAGGAGAGCTACCAGGAGGCCGCGGAGCATTACGCCCGGGCCCTCGAGATAAACCCGAGGTTCGCCCCGGCAGCGAACAACCTGGCCTGGATATACGCCGAGCACGGCTATCTCGACGAAGCGCTCCCGCTGGCGGAAATGGCAAAGGAGATAATGCCGGACGACCCGATGATTTCCGACACCCTGGGCTGGATCTATTTAAAAAAGGGAGCGCATATGAGGGCGCTGTCGCTCCTTAAGGAAAGCGCGGCCAAGCTCCCCGGGAACCCTCTTGTAAGATTCCACCTGGCGGTCGCGTACATCGAGAGGGAGAACCTCAAGCTCGCGAAAGAGGAGCTCAAGGCAGCGCTCGCGGCGGGTAAGGATTTCCCGGGCCAGGAGGAAGCCCGCAGCGCGCTCCTTGAGCTGGAAAAAAGAGAGCGGCTGTCAGAGGCCAGGCAGTAG